The Callithrix jacchus isolate 240 chromosome X, calJac240_pri, whole genome shotgun sequence genome contains a region encoding:
- the BEX3 gene encoding protein BEX3 isoform X1 has translation MANIHQENEEMEQPMQNGEEDRPLGGGEGHQPAGNRRAQARRLAPNFRWAIPNRQVNDGMGGDGDDMEIFMEEMREIRRKLRELQLRNCLRILMGELSNHHDHHDEFCLMP, from the coding sequence atggCAAATATTCACCAGGAAAACGAAGAGATGGAGCAGCCCATGCAGAATGGAGAGGAAGACCGCCCTTTGGGAGGAGGTGAAGGCCACCAGCCTGCAGGAAATCGACGGGCACAGGCTCGCCGACTTGCCCCTAATTTTCGATGGGCCATACCCAATAGGCAGGTCAATGATGGGATGGGTGGAGATGGAGATGATATGGAAATATTCATGGAGGAGATGAGAGAAATCAGGAGAAAACTTAGGGAGCTGCAGTTGAGGAATTGTCTGCGTATCCTTATGGGGGAGCTCTCGAATCACCACGACCATCATGATGAATTTTGCCTTATGCCTTGA
- the BEX3 gene encoding protein BEX3 isoform X2: protein MEQPMQNGEEDRPLGGGEGHQPAGNRRAQARRLAPNFRWAIPNRQVNDGMGGDGDDMEIFMEEMREIRRKLRELQLRNCLRILMGELSNHHDHHDEFCLMP, encoded by the coding sequence ATGGAGCAGCCCATGCAGAATGGAGAGGAAGACCGCCCTTTGGGAGGAGGTGAAGGCCACCAGCCTGCAGGAAATCGACGGGCACAGGCTCGCCGACTTGCCCCTAATTTTCGATGGGCCATACCCAATAGGCAGGTCAATGATGGGATGGGTGGAGATGGAGATGATATGGAAATATTCATGGAGGAGATGAGAGAAATCAGGAGAAAACTTAGGGAGCTGCAGTTGAGGAATTGTCTGCGTATCCTTATGGGGGAGCTCTCGAATCACCACGACCATCATGATGAATTTTGCCTTATGCCTTGA